In Psychrobacter immobilis, a single genomic region encodes these proteins:
- a CDS encoding cardiolipin synthase has translation MEAGIENSTIEQTFTTWSWGDFAGLGLVLHIVLMIVMTLRVVSVQRNIGVSIAWIAVLYTLPLFGFIAYILLGEPMIGRRYRQRVDQASLLMDDMARRENLVFDQGQELLPANYRGVSQIGTRWTGLGVFPNHNMQLLTDPHTIFQRLIEDINAAQSIILMEFYIVYPKGQVLELIEALSAAAQRGIECHILADSVGSFSFFNSSAHRTLEKAGVFVHQSLPVGLFKTLFKRSDLRNHRKIIVIDEHIGYIGSFNLVDPRFFKQNKNVGQWIDVAIRTTSQHSISITTAMAIVVATDIGAENNDNLDALNQRVNGYTRKLYVMNPTINDLNSRVKVLAGEIDYYKQPNIGSTSIVIPKMPMVEGVLAQLIPSAPQVTAHVIYNTLVTVIHRANKRIRITTPYFVPDEALSGALTIAAKRGVEVTLIVPEKVDSFLVQHASQAYYQELLEAGVTIALFKGGLLHTKTVVIDDDYCLFGTVNIDMRSFYLNMEVSLAIYTPEMVAQVADCQEVYLQSCRFLSLEQWQQRHGAERLFDNVVRLFSPLL, from the coding sequence TTGGAGGCGGGCATAGAAAATTCCACTATTGAACAAACTTTTACGACCTGGTCTTGGGGAGACTTTGCAGGCTTGGGTCTGGTATTGCATATTGTTCTCATGATAGTAATGACGCTACGTGTTGTATCGGTACAGCGCAATATTGGTGTATCTATCGCTTGGATTGCTGTGCTCTATACCTTGCCTCTTTTTGGTTTCATCGCTTATATACTATTGGGTGAGCCGATGATAGGGCGGCGCTATCGTCAACGAGTAGACCAAGCAAGCTTATTGATGGATGATATGGCACGGCGTGAGAATTTGGTTTTTGATCAGGGACAAGAGCTGCTGCCAGCTAACTACCGCGGTGTCAGTCAAATAGGCACGCGTTGGACGGGGCTGGGCGTGTTTCCTAATCACAATATGCAGCTATTGACGGATCCTCATACTATTTTTCAGAGATTAATCGAAGATATCAATGCCGCTCAGAGTATTATCCTGATGGAGTTTTATATTGTTTATCCTAAAGGACAAGTGCTAGAGCTGATAGAGGCGCTGTCAGCGGCAGCGCAGCGTGGTATTGAGTGTCATATCTTGGCCGATAGCGTGGGCAGCTTTAGTTTCTTTAATAGTAGCGCGCATCGTACATTAGAAAAAGCAGGTGTCTTTGTCCATCAGTCACTACCAGTGGGTTTGTTTAAAACGCTATTTAAGCGCTCTGACTTGCGTAACCATCGTAAGATTATCGTGATTGATGAGCACATTGGCTATATCGGTAGCTTTAACTTGGTCGATCCAAGATTTTTTAAACAAAATAAAAACGTTGGACAGTGGATCGATGTGGCGATACGCACGACCAGTCAACACTCTATTAGTATTACGACAGCCATGGCGATCGTGGTGGCCACGGATATTGGTGCGGAAAATAACGACAATTTAGACGCGCTCAATCAGCGCGTCAATGGCTATACTCGTAAACTATATGTGATGAACCCAACCATTAATGATTTAAACAGTCGGGTAAAGGTATTGGCTGGTGAGATCGACTATTATAAGCAACCAAATATTGGCTCAACATCGATTGTGATACCGAAGATGCCGATGGTAGAAGGAGTGCTGGCGCAGCTGATACCCTCCGCACCGCAAGTGACAGCCCATGTTATTTACAATACATTGGTGACCGTTATTCATCGCGCCAATAAACGCATTCGCATTACCACACCGTATTTTGTACCTGACGAGGCGCTCTCGGGAGCATTAACGATCGCTGCCAAACGCGGGGTTGAGGTGACGCTGATTGTCCCGGAAAAGGTGGATTCGTTTCTTGTACAGCATGCGTCACAAGCCTATTATCAAGAGTTGCTCGAGGCGGGTGTGACGATTGCTTTGTTTAAGGGTGGTCTTTTGCATACCAAAACAGTGGTTATCGATGATGATTACTGTTTATTTGGCACTGTAAACATCGATATGCGCAGTTTTTATCTAAATATGGAAGTGAGCTTGGCCATTTATACACCAGAGATGGTCGCTCAAGTGGCTGATTGTCAAGAAGTCTACTTACAAAGTTGCCGTTTTTTGAGTTTAGAGCAGTGGCAACAGCGCCATGGTGCAGAGCGTTTGTTTGACAATGTGGTACGCTTATTTAGTCCTTTATTGTAG
- a CDS encoding D-cysteine desulfhydrase family protein, producing the protein MEYNHIPRQSLGFFPTPLIALSRLSKALDGPTIFMKRDDNTGLALGGNKTRKLEFIIGDALAQGADCVITAGAAQSNHCRQTAAAAASLGLECHLVLGGEEPEQTSGNLLLDKIFGSHIHWAGAHRKGEDIPKIVEQLTKQGKKPYVIPYGGSNELGALAFVEAFKELESQRESMDLSFTHIVFASSSGATQAGLMLGKKILNSPAQIVGINIDKGETDKVPFDQYTVALANSTASLIGADHQFSESDLTLNSDYVGEGYGVVGTLENEAIAMTAQTEGILLDPVYTGRAMGGLIDMIRSGKIKKTDRVLFWHTGGAPALFAYSSDLDMMKRNG; encoded by the coding sequence ATGGAATATAACCACATACCCAGACAATCATTGGGCTTCTTCCCCACTCCATTGATAGCGCTCAGCAGATTGAGTAAAGCGCTTGATGGCCCTACTATTTTTATGAAACGAGATGACAATACAGGACTGGCATTGGGTGGCAATAAAACCCGTAAGCTTGAATTTATCATAGGTGATGCCCTTGCTCAAGGTGCTGATTGCGTGATTACGGCAGGTGCCGCACAATCAAACCATTGTCGCCAAACTGCTGCCGCAGCAGCAAGCTTGGGACTTGAATGCCATTTAGTATTGGGTGGAGAAGAACCCGAACAAACAAGTGGCAATCTTTTATTAGACAAAATTTTTGGATCGCATATTCACTGGGCAGGCGCCCATCGCAAAGGAGAAGACATTCCTAAAATCGTTGAGCAATTAACAAAACAAGGCAAAAAACCATATGTCATACCCTATGGCGGCTCCAATGAGCTGGGTGCTTTAGCGTTTGTAGAAGCTTTTAAAGAGTTGGAATCGCAACGTGAAAGCATGGACCTATCATTTACTCATATCGTTTTTGCTTCTAGCTCTGGGGCAACACAAGCTGGTTTGATGCTTGGCAAAAAAATACTCAACTCGCCCGCCCAAATCGTAGGTATCAATATCGATAAAGGCGAAACAGACAAAGTGCCTTTTGATCAGTATACCGTCGCGCTTGCCAATAGCACGGCCTCCCTTATCGGTGCCGATCATCAGTTTTCAGAAAGCGATTTAACACTCAACTCTGATTATGTGGGCGAAGGTTATGGCGTGGTTGGTACATTAGAAAATGAAGCCATTGCAATGACAGCTCAAACAGAGGGTATACTTTTAGATCCTGTCTATACGGGTCGTGCGATGGGCGGACTCATAGATATGATTCGGTCTGGCAAAATCAAGAAAACCGATCGTGTCTTATTTTGGCATACGGGCGGTGCACCAGCTTTATTTGCCTACTCAAGTGACTTAGATATGATGAAAAGAAATGGATAA
- the surE gene encoding 5'/3'-nucleotidase SurE, translating into MKFLISNDDGVYAPGLLALYQALSAIAEVVVVAPNSEQSGCASALSLSMPLYTHQLDSGFIAVNGSPADCVHLALHELYPDTRFDCVITGINSGANLGQDVLFSGTFGAALTAQLFGIPAIATSLVGGGVKGEGQEQTSHHQMAAAEIVKLLIETPILDACKNLPYHVLNVNIPDVDSADDIKGRKITALGHRQIARPVHHVVDPRGRDAYWLSLRKRPHELPLGTEDLQSSATDMTDDQAVAAGYISLSPVRLHHTPADTLKTLSALML; encoded by the coding sequence ATGAAATTTTTAATTAGTAATGATGATGGGGTTTATGCACCAGGGTTATTGGCATTATATCAAGCCCTGTCTGCTATTGCAGAGGTGGTAGTGGTTGCGCCAAACAGTGAGCAAAGTGGCTGCGCGAGTGCTTTGAGCCTATCGATGCCATTATATACTCATCAATTGGATTCTGGTTTTATAGCGGTAAATGGTTCGCCCGCGGACTGTGTACATTTGGCACTGCATGAATTGTATCCTGATACGCGTTTTGATTGTGTGATTACTGGTATCAATTCTGGTGCTAATCTTGGTCAAGACGTTTTATTTTCGGGTACCTTTGGTGCTGCATTAACCGCACAGCTCTTTGGAATACCTGCCATTGCGACTTCCCTAGTGGGCGGCGGCGTCAAAGGAGAAGGGCAAGAGCAGACCAGTCATCATCAAATGGCGGCAGCTGAAATTGTTAAATTATTGATAGAAACACCGATATTAGATGCTTGCAAAAATTTGCCCTATCATGTATTAAACGTTAATATTCCTGATGTAGATAGTGCTGATGATATCAAAGGTCGGAAAATAACGGCGTTAGGGCACCGTCAGATTGCGCGTCCTGTACATCATGTGGTCGATCCACGTGGGCGTGATGCTTATTGGTTGTCGCTACGTAAACGCCCACATGAGTTGCCATTAGGAACTGAAGATTTGCAGTCCTCTGCAACAGATATGACGGATGATCAAGCGGTAGCGGCGGGTTATATCAGTTTATCACCAGTGCGCCTGCATCATACGCCAGCAGACACGCTTAAAACGCTGTCGGCGTTAATGCTATAA
- a CDS encoding tetratricopeptide repeat protein, protein MYASSASPLTPFDYIAAGYWQDFLADRPIAGGIAYESELRDCILDESLASLQRVDTLLSHIRREMVKTGRWHEETLLLDERYRNFMVFLAFYAGRVLAQQWQSTPHWYGQFELHKRYPELALTTDDFYQHLAVVYCQSADANSVTSLFFALEPIGLRLFGHIDRPFEAVQGGQVASGLYQAVSARLPHAYDNHVANSIIPAINISTPNTSASVERIKMIDSQKPLEKQRLSHTPYDAPKSQNLSQQESHTKPVLSKSETVQPHTTSENTVLEQPLPSLVPSIQELPTPAIFTQLLVELDNIEVVQTAGNIEYQQAHKVLEQFEQHIAKQSQPRTQMRFSESHLTTKKQALLTLQEAAQAGNSAAMLHLAMYELLGEGLAVDKRAATASGIEWVKQAASKNDSRAQRLLSKMYYQGVGVAQDIDTGKYWLEQAAKNGHAEAASVVGQWQQAQALITTQKQEQHSMKRYQLLFAALLVVAILILIIV, encoded by the coding sequence ATGTATGCATCGTCTGCATCACCTCTAACGCCCTTTGACTATATTGCAGCAGGCTATTGGCAAGACTTTTTAGCGGATCGTCCTATCGCTGGTGGCATTGCTTACGAAAGCGAGCTTCGCGATTGTATATTAGATGAGTCATTGGCCAGCTTACAGCGAGTCGATACGCTGCTGTCGCACATACGCCGTGAGATGGTTAAAACTGGTCGATGGCATGAAGAGACATTATTGCTCGATGAACGCTATCGTAACTTTATGGTATTTTTGGCGTTTTATGCAGGGCGAGTATTGGCACAGCAATGGCAAAGTACGCCGCATTGGTATGGACAGTTTGAGCTACATAAGCGCTATCCTGAACTGGCTCTTACAACCGATGATTTTTATCAACATCTGGCGGTTGTCTATTGTCAGTCGGCTGATGCTAATAGCGTTACGTCATTGTTTTTTGCCCTAGAGCCGATAGGATTACGGTTATTTGGTCATATTGATCGGCCGTTTGAGGCGGTACAAGGCGGTCAAGTGGCGAGTGGTCTTTATCAAGCGGTTAGCGCAAGGTTGCCACATGCGTACGACAATCACGTGGCTAATTCGATCATACCAGCCATTAATATCAGCACACCAAATACAAGTGCTAGTGTAGAGCGCATTAAAATGATTGATAGTCAGAAACCGTTAGAAAAACAAAGGTTGAGTCATACGCCATATGATGCGCCAAAATCTCAGAACCTGTCTCAGCAAGAGAGCCACACTAAGCCTGTGCTGTCTAAATCAGAAACAGTACAACCTCATACAACCTCAGAAAATACGGTATTAGAGCAGCCACTACCATCGTTAGTGCCTTCTATTCAAGAATTACCAACGCCCGCGATTTTTACTCAATTGCTCGTAGAGCTGGATAACATAGAAGTCGTTCAAACGGCTGGAAATATTGAGTATCAGCAAGCCCATAAAGTGCTTGAGCAGTTTGAGCAACACATTGCCAAACAAAGTCAGCCACGCACGCAAATGCGCTTTTCAGAGAGTCATTTAACGACAAAAAAGCAAGCGCTATTAACACTACAAGAGGCGGCGCAGGCGGGTAATAGTGCTGCCATGCTACATTTGGCAATGTATGAGTTACTTGGTGAAGGATTAGCGGTTGATAAGCGTGCTGCTACAGCGTCAGGGATTGAATGGGTTAAGCAGGCAGCTAGCAAAAATGACAGTCGTGCGCAGCGCCTACTAAGCAAGATGTATTACCAAGGGGTCGGCGTGGCGCAAGATATAGACACTGGTAAATATTGGCTAGAGCAAGCAGCAAAGAATGGACATGCGGAAGCGGCGAGCGTAGTAGGGCAATGGCAACAGGCGCAAGCGCTGATAACGACACAAAAACAAGAGCAACATAGCATGAAGCGTTATCAGTTGTTATTCGCCGCCCTACTCGTAGTGGCAATATTGATCCTAATTATTGTCTAA
- a CDS encoding M23 family metallopeptidase: MKKLIAGSRFATVALIGTLTAATLTMVGCATKPTYQSANQAGPKIITNAQGVPNYHRVQRGDTVSQIAERYRLSYRQIGSLNGLDSKYTIYSGQWLKLWQGTPTDNNRYNAPTTTQPTYTPPVTSVPNNSSQSPVYEVTANATSGYEYPSRNQVTRNFDAAAGTMGMWFAGNIGDPVLASQSGTVLYSGDGLPEYGNLIMIRHSDNYITAYAHNSQLLVKEGDAVQRGQRIANMGNSGQTNQVGLEFQVRLNGNPIDPRAVLGR, encoded by the coding sequence ATGAAGAAGCTTATTGCTGGATCGCGCTTTGCAACAGTGGCATTGATAGGTACTTTAACAGCAGCAACGTTAACGATGGTGGGCTGTGCAACCAAGCCTACTTACCAATCAGCCAACCAAGCGGGACCTAAGATTATTACCAATGCACAAGGCGTTCCTAACTACCATCGTGTACAGCGTGGCGATACGGTCAGCCAGATTGCTGAGCGCTATCGTCTCAGTTACCGTCAAATCGGTTCGCTCAATGGTTTAGACAGCAAGTATACAATTTATAGTGGTCAATGGCTCAAGCTGTGGCAAGGTACGCCAACCGATAACAATCGTTATAACGCGCCTACAACGACACAGCCAACGTACACACCACCTGTAACGAGCGTGCCTAATAATAGCTCACAAAGCCCTGTATACGAAGTGACGGCTAACGCAACGTCAGGCTATGAATATCCAAGTCGCAATCAAGTGACTCGTAACTTTGATGCGGCAGCGGGCACGATGGGTATGTGGTTTGCTGGTAATATCGGTGATCCCGTACTTGCTAGCCAATCTGGCACGGTACTGTATTCGGGCGATGGTCTGCCAGAGTATGGCAATCTTATTATGATTCGTCATAGTGATAATTACATCACCGCTTATGCGCATAATAGTCAGCTACTGGTCAAAGAAGGCGATGCTGTACAGCGCGGTCAGCGCATTGCAAACATGGGTAACAGTGGCCAAACCAATCAGGTCGGCTTAGAGTTCCAAGTGCGCTTAAATGGCAATCCTATTGATCCACGTGCGGTACTGGGGCGTTAA
- a CDS encoding 3-deoxy-D-manno-octulosonic acid transferase — MPSSPISSDCALEATDPVSLPSRTVYTAPLYYQCAIGLLKPLYRLQVWQRSHNRDNYQQEVAQRFGKQYPPRPVAKLTNAQTDKGVIWCHAVSLGETNTVAPLLDALLADGYQIWLTNTTQTGFARGASRFTDDIVQGRMSHSYVPVDSPTVIEAFLGHVKPIAALFVETELWANILTKLSEHHIPSILVNGRLSASSFKSYQKIAAVSASMMKNLTLIIAQDSDSAKRFRQLGANSAQIRVAGSLKWVINTPQIEDKAADIEANYTENPSVPNQYSESVQESTLAKEMNIAGRPIWIAASTHSGEEETALSLHQQLLSHPALADALLIIVPRHPERFDEVAALIQASELTMARRSAEDSIHVDTQVYLADSMGELMTWYKLADVALVGGSLVDVGGHNPVEPASVATPVLMGRYTQSCQSVVDKLAEVGALYQPNNVFYRPVTVNTATTNDDTSQQSSRKKPAAKEEVALIYQQLVSWLSDLEVAAQAGQAGARMTRQQQAVLTRQFTMIKEVVEQHAIQQPSQELL; from the coding sequence ATGCCATCTTCTCCTATATCCTCTGATTGTGCTTTGGAAGCGACTGACCCAGTATCGTTGCCCAGCCGCACTGTTTATACTGCGCCTTTGTATTATCAGTGCGCCATTGGCTTACTTAAGCCGCTATATCGACTGCAAGTTTGGCAACGCTCACACAACCGCGACAACTATCAACAAGAAGTGGCGCAGCGTTTTGGTAAGCAATATCCACCGCGACCAGTGGCTAAACTGACTAATGCGCAAACTGATAAAGGCGTTATTTGGTGTCATGCGGTGTCATTGGGAGAGACCAATACCGTCGCGCCCTTATTAGATGCATTATTGGCTGATGGCTATCAAATATGGTTAACTAATACCACGCAGACAGGTTTTGCTCGCGGTGCCAGCCGTTTCACCGATGATATTGTTCAAGGTCGGATGAGCCATAGCTACGTACCTGTCGACAGCCCAACTGTGATTGAGGCTTTTTTGGGTCATGTCAAGCCCATCGCTGCTCTGTTTGTCGAAACAGAACTGTGGGCAAATATCCTAACCAAATTATCCGAACACCATATTCCCAGTATCTTGGTCAACGGTCGGCTGTCAGCGTCTTCTTTTAAAAGTTATCAAAAAATTGCTGCGGTCAGTGCCAGTATGATGAAAAACCTGACTTTGATTATCGCTCAAGACAGCGACTCAGCGAAACGCTTTCGACAATTGGGTGCGAATAGCGCGCAAATTCGTGTCGCAGGTTCACTAAAATGGGTGATTAATACGCCTCAAATTGAAGATAAAGCGGCTGATATAGAAGCTAATTATACAGAAAATCCTAGCGTACCAAACCAATATTCTGAATCGGTCCAAGAGTCTACATTAGCAAAAGAGATGAATATCGCTGGTCGACCGATTTGGATTGCCGCAAGTACCCATAGTGGCGAAGAAGAGACGGCACTGTCATTGCATCAACAGCTATTGTCTCATCCCGCGCTCGCTGATGCGCTGCTTATCATTGTACCTAGACATCCTGAACGTTTTGATGAAGTAGCAGCGCTCATTCAAGCGTCTGAATTAACAATGGCACGGCGTAGTGCAGAAGATAGCATTCATGTAGACACACAAGTCTATCTGGCTGATAGCATGGGTGAGCTGATGACGTGGTATAAGTTGGCAGATGTGGCACTGGTCGGCGGCTCGTTAGTAGATGTCGGTGGGCACAATCCCGTTGAGCCAGCGAGTGTGGCAACGCCTGTACTCATGGGGCGCTATACGCAGTCTTGTCAAAGCGTGGTAGATAAATTGGCGGAGGTCGGCGCGTTATATCAGCCAAACAATGTTTTCTATCGTCCCGTTACTGTTAATACGGCTACTACTAATGATGATACGAGTCAACAATCCTCTCGTAAGAAGCCTGCCGCTAAAGAGGAGGTAGCGCTCATTTATCAGCAACTAGTGTCTTGGCTCAGTGATCTTGAGGTAGCGGCACAAGCAGGGCAAGCTGGCGCGCGAATGACGAGACAACAGCAAGCCGTATTGACCCGGCAATTTACCATGATTAAAGAGGTTGTCGAGCAGCATGCTATTCAACAACCAAGCCAAGAGCTGCTATGA
- a CDS encoding lytic murein transglycosylase — protein sequence MMLKKQYLALFPALVMVGCTSQQAMQKPSKPVRQGSVQITQTQTIQVKPAPKPVIKPQPVAKPSYNSFSDWKSDFSMRAISSGHDAATVRRLLDTAYLNQQVISLDSGQPEFSKMPWEYVDSAVSDGRVSTGKRKFAEQRAFLSQLESQYGVNAEIIAAIWGMESSYGVVTGNSSIPSSLASLAYDGRRQEFAETQLLSLATLLQRGDVSWSQLDGSWAGGMGQTQFIPDTWLKHGVDGDGNGHRNPWATGDALASTANYLSNSGWVRGLAPFYEATIPASFDYSMVGSKQPAARWAAMGVDTIADVYLDANTEMELWLPAGKDGPVLLLSPNFDVIKVYNNSSSYALGVSLLGKALAGQGGLQKSWPRYERPLSTAQVRNLQQRLTNSGYDTKGADGIVGTNTRLAFQRWQADNGQTPDGFITQRSASSLASW from the coding sequence ATGATGTTAAAAAAACAATATCTTGCTCTGTTTCCTGCGTTAGTGATGGTTGGGTGTACCAGCCAACAGGCGATGCAAAAACCTAGCAAACCCGTGCGTCAAGGCAGCGTTCAGATTACCCAAACTCAAACCATTCAAGTGAAGCCAGCACCGAAGCCTGTCATCAAGCCGCAGCCAGTGGCAAAGCCAAGCTATAACAGCTTCTCTGATTGGAAGTCGGATTTTTCTATGCGGGCGATTTCATCAGGCCATGATGCAGCGACGGTGCGTCGTCTACTTGATACCGCTTATTTAAATCAGCAAGTCATCTCACTTGACTCAGGACAGCCAGAGTTTTCTAAGATGCCATGGGAATATGTCGATTCTGCCGTATCTGATGGGCGTGTGAGTACTGGTAAGCGTAAGTTTGCCGAGCAACGGGCATTTTTGTCGCAATTAGAATCGCAGTACGGTGTCAATGCAGAAATAATCGCTGCCATTTGGGGCATGGAGTCGTCATACGGCGTGGTGACGGGTAATAGCAGCATACCAAGCTCACTTGCGAGTCTGGCTTATGATGGTCGTCGCCAAGAATTTGCCGAAACTCAGTTGTTGTCATTAGCGACGTTATTGCAGCGCGGTGATGTGTCTTGGTCGCAGCTCGATGGTTCTTGGGCAGGCGGCATGGGACAGACGCAGTTTATCCCTGATACTTGGCTGAAGCACGGAGTGGATGGCGATGGTAATGGTCACCGTAATCCGTGGGCAACGGGCGATGCACTGGCGTCCACCGCTAATTATTTGAGCAACTCAGGTTGGGTTAGAGGTCTAGCGCCATTTTACGAAGCGACCATTCCTGCTTCATTCGATTACTCCATGGTTGGTAGTAAGCAGCCTGCCGCGAGATGGGCGGCGATGGGTGTTGATACGATAGCTGATGTTTATTTGGATGCCAATACCGAAATGGAGCTGTGGCTACCAGCTGGCAAGGATGGTCCAGTACTGCTACTCAGCCCAAACTTTGATGTGATCAAGGTCTATAATAACTCATCGAGCTATGCGCTAGGTGTCAGCTTGTTGGGTAAAGCGCTTGCTGGACAAGGCGGATTACAGAAATCATGGCCGCGTTATGAGCGTCCATTATCCACAGCTCAAGTACGAAATTTACAGCAGCGTTTGACCAACTCAGGCTATGATACCAAAGGCGCTGACGGTATCGTGGGTACCAATACTCGGTTGGCGTTCCAGCGCTGGCAAGCAGACAATGGTCAGACTCCAGACGGCTTTATTACTCAGCGTAGTGCGTCATCGTTAGCTTCGTGGTGA
- a CDS encoding MCR_0457 family protein: MKNQSILSIASVIAKTASKISLAGLVTSVAMLSQASFAANNSATTIPLDMSGINVTKHEIAVMQVLSEICPPMLNGKQKQRFYKSYNVQLHELMPSLEDPKAAIQYLSTQQDYRQILQGIRSWTMGFSKQDNKALCEDLANAEYQ; the protein is encoded by the coding sequence ATGAAAAATCAATCGATATTATCTATAGCTTCTGTGATAGCAAAGACGGCGTCCAAAATTAGTCTTGCAGGACTGGTAACGTCTGTTGCCATGCTGTCTCAAGCATCCTTTGCGGCGAATAATTCTGCTACAACCATACCTCTAGATATGTCTGGCATCAATGTTACCAAACATGAAATTGCGGTCATGCAAGTGCTATCAGAGATATGTCCACCGATGCTCAATGGCAAACAAAAACAGCGCTTTTATAAATCTTATAACGTGCAGCTTCACGAGTTGATGCCGTCTTTAGAAGATCCAAAAGCAGCGATTCAATATCTATCCACTCAGCAAGATTATCGCCAGATATTACAAGGCATTCGTAGCTGGACAATGGGCTTCTCTAAACAAGACAACAAAGCTCTATGCGAAGATTTGGCGAACGCTGAATACCAGTAG
- a CDS encoding DUF5020 family protein, producing the protein MRYHLFANLPLASQLCRTNIQKKLFFSSSLTTALAAIVALGTMSSSHAKVLFTDTSLSVLYGNDYELVEDGELTTITLEHASTHSWGGVFFFVDRHQGANDIENNRFKETYGEFAPKLKLTTFDDSFIKQLNLAGQYEFGSNSKGFSQDNYMIGLGADLNVPISGMKYASASLYHVFNDNTDDDQQITLTYGWEKNNFVVDGYVDYSFNNDDLKNQLHINPQIKYNLQPLLGIDNRLEVGMEYSYWKNKYGSDTTQNVPSALVKFHF; encoded by the coding sequence GTGCGTTATCACTTATTTGCAAACCTGCCACTGGCTAGCCAATTATGTAGAACCAATATTCAGAAAAAACTGTTTTTTAGTAGCTCATTAACCACCGCTTTAGCCGCGATCGTTGCCTTGGGTACGATGAGCAGCAGCCATGCAAAGGTGCTTTTCACCGATACCAGTCTTTCTGTACTGTATGGTAATGACTATGAGCTGGTAGAAGACGGAGAATTGACGACCATCACTCTGGAGCACGCATCTACCCATAGTTGGGGCGGCGTATTTTTCTTCGTCGATCGTCATCAAGGCGCAAATGATATTGAAAACAATAGATTTAAAGAAACCTATGGTGAGTTTGCGCCCAAGCTTAAGCTCACAACTTTCGATGATAGCTTTATCAAACAGCTCAATCTAGCGGGGCAATATGAGTTTGGCTCGAACAGCAAAGGCTTTAGCCAAGACAACTATATGATAGGACTAGGGGCAGATTTGAATGTCCCTATTTCAGGTATGAAGTACGCCTCTGCTTCCTTGTACCATGTCTTCAATGATAATACTGATGATGACCAGCAAATCACCTTAACTTACGGTTGGGAGAAAAACAATTTTGTGGTCGATGGTTATGTAGACTACTCTTTTAACAATGATGACTTAAAAAACCAACTACATATCAATCCGCAAATAAAGTATAACTTACAACCACTATTAGGCATTGATAATCGCTTAGAGGTCGGTATGGAATATAGTTACTGGAAAAATAAGTATGGCAGTGATACAACTCAAAACGTGCCTAGCGCTCTAGTGAAGTTTCATTTTTAA
- the modB gene encoding molybdate ABC transporter permease subunit: MIDQSLMSDMLSPFWVSIKLAGVTTICLLLFATPVAYWLAKPSRRQVVSRLKVLLMGIIAMPLVLPPTVIGFYLLLLLSPSVGIGKWLSEHNISPLIFTFEGLVIGSIIYSLPFYIQPVYAQFLRIPQSVMEVAHLLEPSRFKRFLRVALPQARVGIVLGSLISFAHTIGEFGVVLMIGGSISDETKVVSIAIYEQVEALNYEAAHMMSGILIIMGVVMVALIASVSRLNQRL, from the coding sequence ATGATAGACCAGTCTCTTATGTCCGATATGCTTAGTCCGTTTTGGGTCAGTATTAAGCTTGCTGGTGTCACTACCATTTGTTTATTACTGTTCGCAACGCCTGTGGCTTATTGGCTTGCTAAGCCCAGTCGTAGGCAAGTTGTGTCACGTCTTAAAGTCTTGCTTATGGGCATCATTGCCATGCCATTGGTTTTGCCACCTACCGTCATCGGCTTTTATCTTTTATTACTGTTAAGCCCTAGTGTCGGTATTGGTAAATGGCTTAGCGAACATAATATCAGCCCCTTGATATTTACTTTTGAAGGTCTTGTCATTGGTTCGATTATTTACTCCTTGCCTTTTTATATTCAGCCTGTCTACGCCCAATTTTTACGTATTCCACAAAGCGTGATGGAAGTGGCACATTTATTGGAGCCAAGCCGTTTCAAGCGGTTTCTCAGAGTCGCTCTGCCACAAGCGCGTGTCGGTATTGTGCTTGGTAGCTTAATAAGTTTTGCCCATACTATTGGTGAGTTTGGCGTGGTTTTGATGATAGGGGGTAGTATATCCGATGAGACTAAAGTGGTCTCGATTGCGATATATGAGCAAGTAGAGGCGCTGAATTACGAGGCAGCGCACATGATGTCTGGGATTCTCATCATTATGGGAGTGGTTATGGTGGCGCTGATTGCTAGTGTGAGCCGGCTTAATCAACGCTTATAA